Genomic window (Magnolia sinica isolate HGM2019 chromosome 10, MsV1, whole genome shotgun sequence):
AGGGAGTGGGAGAATATACGAAAGAGCCTTAGCTGGCAGTTCATCCAAGGAGAAGTGAAAATCTCCCACATATTATCTTTGAGCTATAAAGATCTTCCCTATTATTTAAAACCATGTTTTCTCTACCTGGGCAATTTTCCAGAGGACCGCGAGTTCCGTGCCAAGGAGCTGATTCAAATGTGGGCTGCTGAAGGGTTTCTTCAACAGAGAGGGGAAGAAACATTAGAAGAGGTTGGCGAAGATTGTCTAAAGGAGTTGATCCAGAGAAGCATGGTTCAGGTAGCAAAAAGAAGTTCAAGCGGGAATATTAAAAGTTGTCACATACACGATCTTTTACGAGATCTCTCCATATCACAAGCTAAGGAAGGTATGTTTCTTCAAGTTCACAGTGGGATCAATGCAAATGCTCCTCCTGCATCTAGAGCCCGTCGACTTGCAATTCACCATAACAACTTAAGTGAGTACATTTCCTTAAGCTGTTCCACTCCGCACCTTCGTTCTGTGTTGATCTACAACATTGAAAGGGATGCATGGCTTCAAAGGAAAGAAGTGAAGTTTCTCTTTAGAAGCTTTAAATTGCTTAGGGTGTTGTATATACACCGTGCAGACATTGAAAAGCTACCAAGGGAAATAGGTGAACTAATCCACTTGAGATACCTCGGCTGTACAAACACTTATTTAAGAAGCCTCCCATCGTCAATAGGCAATCTTCCCAATTTACAAACACTATTTGTAACATCGTATTTTTTTTTGAGAGTACCAAGCACAATCGAGAAGATGCAACAGTTAAGACATTTTCAAGTGAAGGGTACAAATAAGCGGCTGAGTATTGAATGTTTAGTAGAGATAGAAGGGCGTCCAAGGCTTGACCGGATAAATAGCCTTCAGACTCTATCAATTGTAAAATCTGGCAAATGGATgaagggttgcttgggaaagctcACCAATCTTAGAAAATTAGGAATATTTGTATATACAGAAACGGATGCTGAGGTATTGTACGAATCGATTGTCAATCTGGACTGCCTCCACTATCTCAATTTGCAAGCACGTTTAAGCAAGTTACCCGACTCCAGTTTCTTCCCAACAAACCTCACTAACCTCACATTGAAACATTCACGTTTAGAGGAAGACCCAATGGCGACGTTGGAGAAGCTGAAAAACCTTCGCGTTCTCAGATTTTATCCTGATTCATATGTGGGAAAGGAAATGGCTTGCTCTGCACAAGGGTTTCCTCGACTCGAATCCTTACATCTTCGTCAGTTATATCTATTAGAAGAGTGGAGAGTGGAGGAAGGATCTATGCCAAGTCTTTTACATTTACTGATCCATTACTGCACGAAATTGAAGAAGCTTCCGGAAGGACTGCAACACGTGAGTACCCTCAACAAATTGGAGTTGTGGAATATGCCTGTTAAATTCAGAGCAAGGCTTGAAGAAGACGGGGGAGAGGATTGGTATAAGATTCGGCATATACCGTCCATCGACATAAGCGATAGGATGATATGGAGTTGGTTAGACTTGTTTCCCCTCTTCATTTTTTTACCTCTTTATTCCATACTTCAACTTACTATAatcatatcattttatttttttttcttttgggaatttatatagaatttacattccaaTGTCTTTTACAAAAAAGGACGTTTTCAATTAGCTTAATTACCATCCTGTACATTCCCATTACAATCCCCTTAACTTTCTTAACTCCTGCCATGCTAGCAAATGGGTCACTGTCTCAAGTATGCCCCCACCGTGctttttatgtgaaatccaccccgaccacCATGTGCTTTACCCCATTAAAGGCACAGTAGCCAAAATTCAGCTCCATCCGTCATTCTGGTGGACCAAACTATTGGAAATGCATAATGCTTACCTTTCAAactgtttccattagtgtggccaacctgaatcatagatgggtTTGATTTTGGGCCCCAGGTCTAAGTTTTCATGTGGTCActaatggatttcatataatcatcagtgGGTCGTGTAAAAATCAAGCAATTTATTCTTTTTAAGTTCTGGCTATGAAACTCTCTACGGCTATAGTTTGTCCATTACTTTTATGGTTTGTAACACAGTATTTAATAATTTTCTaatgtttttaattaatttttttatatagaaatcTGCA
Coding sequences:
- the LOC131257675 gene encoding probable disease resistance protein At1g58602 isoform X1, with product MAIVESVVEILLRKLADPLIREVILLHGVDDQVQWLEAEFRRMQCFLEDADAKKEGDRRVKGWVGDVRDVAYDAEDVIDTFLFKVAILRRTGFVGCIKRNACISNELKPRHEVGSKIELIKNKIRTISESRSTYGIESIGQGAGTSSAGRSLQEWRLTSPLSQESDFVGFEKDMEILVAQLMEGESRRCVVSVVGMGGLGKTTLITKVYNNTRVNAHFDSCEWICISQEYSVRDLLTKIINRYMVISEADLKNMDLFQLRHKISLYLQRKRYLMVLDDIWTMEAWDALKDAFPDMNNGSRVMLTTRNKDVALHAQSLLHEPRFLEKDESWDLFCKKAFPGQNNICPPDHLEKLGRVIVDKCHGLPLAIVVIGGLLARKEAREWENIRKSLSWQFIQGEVKISHILSLSYKDLPYYLKPCFLYLGNFPEDREFRAKELIQMWAAEGFLQQRGEETLEEVGEDCLKELIQRSMVQVAKRSSSGNIKSCHIHDLLRDLSISQAKEGMFLQVHSGINANAPPASRARRLAIHHNNLSEYISLSCSTPHLRSVLIYNIERDAWLQRKEVKFLFRSFKLLRVLYIHRADIEKLPREIGELIHLRYLGCTNTYLRSLPSSIGNLPNLQTLFVTSYFFLRVPSTIEKMQQLRHFQVKGTNKRLSIECLVEIEGRPRLDRINSLQTLSIVKSGKWMKGCLGKLTNLRKLGIFVYTETDAEVLYESIVNLDCLHYLNLQARLSKLPDSSFFPTNLTNLTLKHSRLEEDPMATLEKLKNLRVLRFYPDSYVGKEMACSAQGFPRLESLHLRQLYLLEEWRVEEGSMPSLLHLLIHYCTKLKKLPEGLQHVSTLNKLELWNMPVKFRARLEEDGGEDWYKIRHIPSIDISDRMIWS